One genomic region from Leifsonia sp. Root1293 encodes:
- a CDS encoding PKD domain-containing protein — MSAARSFTAGFVGATLAAGLLVAGGVQPTAITPTTAGAVTFTASGDFNSTTQTSAVLNQIKTIGPDLHLALGDLAYTSDPEQVWCDYVTARTGAGFPFELVAGNHESNGLNGNIDNFSACLPNQLPGAVGTYGRQYYVDVPQRDPLVRFIQVSAGLTYPDGLWSYSAGTARYLWTAAAIDSARAAGIPWVVVSTHKPCLSVGQYSCDTADLTNLLVSKRVDLVLSGHEHLYSRTKQLAQRAGCAAIVPGTFTAACVVDADDDLARGAGTVFATVGTGGTPLRNVTASDSEAQYFAASSGLNSSPSWGSLLVTADATSLSAGFQPTAGGTYTDAFVIRQGTSTPNEPPVASFTTACTDLTCTADASASSDSDGTIASSAWNFGDGTPGTGTIATHSYAVSGTYTVALTVTDDDGAVGTVTHPVTVSVPGGPTVYASDAFSRTVTTGFGTADTGGAWSTTGTSTAFQVAAGVGFIRHAKAGGTLDANLPSPASTTTDLQYRISADKPPTGGGIYIVTTGRRVPGAGSYKAQAIIKSTGQVTLALSRENPVGAGATIQAAVLVPGLSYSAGDQLLVRMQVTGTSPTTVQARIWKSGTPEPAVWHRSITDATGPLQAAGSTGVSTYVSSSATNAPVVLSLDDYLMRAP; from the coding sequence ATGAGTGCAGCAAGATCGTTCACCGCGGGTTTCGTCGGTGCCACCCTGGCGGCGGGCCTGCTGGTCGCCGGCGGAGTGCAGCCGACCGCGATCACGCCGACCACAGCCGGTGCGGTGACATTCACCGCGTCCGGCGACTTCAACTCGACGACCCAGACATCCGCCGTGCTGAACCAGATCAAGACCATCGGACCCGATCTGCACCTGGCGCTCGGCGACCTCGCCTACACGAGCGATCCCGAACAGGTGTGGTGCGACTACGTGACCGCCAGGACGGGTGCTGGGTTCCCCTTCGAGCTGGTCGCGGGCAATCACGAGAGCAACGGCCTCAACGGCAACATCGACAACTTCTCGGCCTGTCTGCCGAACCAGTTGCCCGGAGCCGTCGGCACCTATGGACGCCAGTACTACGTCGACGTTCCGCAACGGGATCCCCTCGTGCGGTTCATCCAGGTCTCGGCCGGCCTGACCTACCCCGACGGGCTGTGGTCGTACTCCGCCGGGACGGCTCGCTACCTCTGGACAGCGGCGGCCATCGACAGCGCTCGAGCGGCCGGCATCCCGTGGGTGGTAGTCAGCACGCACAAGCCGTGCCTGTCGGTCGGGCAGTACTCCTGCGACACGGCTGACCTCACGAACCTCCTGGTCAGCAAGCGGGTCGACCTCGTACTCAGCGGTCACGAGCATCTGTATTCGCGCACCAAGCAGTTGGCCCAGCGTGCCGGATGCGCGGCCATCGTGCCCGGGACGTTCACCGCGGCCTGCGTCGTCGACGCCGACGACGACCTCGCCCGCGGTGCCGGAACCGTGTTCGCCACTGTTGGCACCGGCGGCACTCCGTTGAGGAACGTCACCGCCTCCGATTCCGAGGCGCAGTACTTCGCGGCATCCTCCGGCCTCAACTCATCGCCCAGCTGGGGGTCGCTGCTCGTCACTGCCGACGCGACCAGCCTGAGCGCCGGTTTCCAGCCCACCGCCGGCGGCACCTACACCGACGCGTTCGTGATCCGTCAGGGCACGTCCACTCCCAACGAACCGCCCGTGGCCTCGTTCACGACGGCCTGCACCGATCTGACCTGCACGGCGGATGCCTCCGCATCGTCGGACTCCGACGGAACGATCGCGAGCAGCGCCTGGAACTTCGGCGACGGCACGCCAGGCACCGGGACCATCGCGACGCACAGCTACGCCGTCTCCGGCACGTACACAGTCGCCCTGACCGTGACGGATGACGACGGTGCCGTCGGCACCGTCACGCATCCCGTCACGGTCAGCGTGCCCGGGGGGCCGACGGTCTACGCCTCCGACGCCTTCTCCCGCACCGTCACGACCGGCTTCGGAACGGCCGACACGGGCGGTGCCTGGTCGACCACCGGCACGTCGACGGCATTCCAGGTCGCGGCAGGCGTCGGCTTCATCCGCCATGCCAAGGCCGGCGGCACGCTCGACGCCAACCTCCCATCGCCCGCATCGACGACGACCGACCTCCAGTACCGGATCTCGGCGGACAAGCCGCCGACCGGCGGTGGGATCTACATCGTGACGACGGGTCGCAGGGTCCCCGGCGCCGGTTCGTACAAAGCGCAGGCCATCATCAAGTCGACCGGTCAGGTCACTCTCGCCCTGTCACGCGAGAACCCCGTCGGTGCGGGCGCCACGATCCAGGCTGCGGTCCTCGTTCCCGGGCTCTCGTATTCAGCCGGCGACCAACTGCTCGTGCGGATGCAGGTCACCGGAACCTCCCCCACGACGGTTCAGGCGAGGATCTGGAAGTCGGGCACGCCGGAGCCCGCAGTGTGGCACCGGTCGATCACTGACGCGACAGGACCGCTGCAGGCGGCCGGGTCGACCGGAGTGAGTACCTACGTGTCCAGCTCGGCCACGAACGCCCCGGTGGTGCTGTCGCTCGACGACTACCTGATGCGGGCGCCGTGA
- a CDS encoding Ig-like domain-containing protein — protein sequence MKFRSRLVAAGIATATMVAVSLATAAPAQAVPPTVPAIELPVGAGGDSSYLSEYGAQSPSSKVIPIGSATSSLEISPPFDPLYELACTLADATGAVVAERYWGEDEVGQSPPFVMTVPSGSVSLSGGPYVAECSSQSESTSRVRWTMTAAADAPATVVLRHDPQTYVRLTEYEPLDGGSYATDTPVALGERLRIRGAANAWFPAGSRYEVVTEISTGGGTAAGPAADVAITAAGDVVGLTIPVGIPAEPGESIGLSVQVTSTIPGTSTTPEQVLQRRWQTRLAVVEKATTQTALRLDRTLALSGRTTVRALVSVFAPDGQPITGTVTVFVDGKASGEVQVTGAGSASGVVRLPGLKRGLHSVVAVMGGTDSSRGSTSPSRLVRVLL from the coding sequence ATGAAGTTCCGTTCACGACTGGTCGCTGCGGGGATCGCGACAGCCACGATGGTCGCAGTCTCGCTCGCCACGGCCGCACCGGCGCAGGCAGTGCCACCGACTGTGCCGGCGATCGAGCTGCCGGTCGGCGCAGGAGGGGACTCGAGCTACCTCAGCGAGTACGGCGCGCAGAGCCCCTCCTCGAAGGTGATCCCGATCGGGTCGGCCACATCGTCGTTGGAGATCAGCCCGCCCTTCGATCCCCTCTACGAACTCGCCTGCACACTCGCGGATGCCACGGGCGCCGTGGTCGCCGAGCGTTACTGGGGCGAGGACGAGGTGGGGCAGTCACCGCCGTTCGTGATGACCGTCCCGTCGGGATCGGTCTCTCTATCCGGCGGGCCGTACGTCGCCGAATGCTCCTCCCAGTCGGAGAGCACGTCTCGAGTGCGGTGGACGATGACAGCGGCTGCCGATGCACCGGCGACAGTCGTGTTGAGGCACGATCCGCAGACCTACGTCCGACTCACCGAGTACGAGCCGCTCGACGGTGGCTCGTATGCCACCGACACCCCGGTCGCCCTCGGCGAGCGGTTGCGCATCCGGGGAGCGGCCAACGCCTGGTTCCCTGCCGGCTCCCGCTACGAGGTCGTCACCGAGATCAGCACCGGAGGCGGGACTGCGGCTGGCCCCGCGGCAGATGTCGCCATCACGGCGGCGGGCGACGTGGTCGGCCTGACCATCCCGGTGGGCATCCCTGCAGAGCCCGGGGAGTCGATCGGCCTCTCGGTGCAGGTGACCTCCACCATCCCGGGAACGTCGACGACGCCGGAACAGGTGCTTCAGCGACGGTGGCAGACGCGGCTGGCCGTCGTCGAGAAGGCCACGACTCAGACCGCGCTGCGCCTCGACCGCACCCTGGCACTGTCCGGACGGACGACTGTCCGCGCACTCGTCTCCGTCTTCGCGCCGGACGGCCAGCCCATCACCGGCACCGTGACGGTCTTCGTCGATGGGAAGGCGAGCGGCGAGGTGCAGGTCACGGGGGCCGGGTCCGCTTCGGGCGTGGTGAGGCTTCCCGGGCTGAAACGGGGACTGCACAGTGTGGTCGCCGTGATGGGAGGCACGGACAGCTCGCGCGGCTCCACCAGTCCCAGCCGCTTGGTTCGTGTCCTCCTCTGA
- a CDS encoding bifunctional phosphatase PAP2/diacylglycerol kinase family protein: MAWWNLRHPIDALRRARVLPPWVRRLDQATAARINARHTMRGVDTVYVAVSSAANRGVLWFAIAGVLALLGDRRAAVRGVLSLLVASATANLVGKQLFGGARPVIDAVPHGRRLRTTPTSGSFPSGHSASAAAFAAGVAIQSPIAGAVVAPLAGAVAYSRLHTGAHWLSDVVGGVGIGLGVASAGALLVPAHPRNRPGPVGASHAVRDDLPASTDGAGVFVIVNPGSGQPGEGEHILRLLRRRLPAAAVHRLSEGEDVATLLRSTLESDAPPRVLSISGGDGTVACVAHVAREAGLPLLVIPGGTFNHFAKAIGALTPDAALDALATGTGLRVDVGELRVADAAPVTVLNTMSIGLYPEFVQRREKIQKAIGKPLATLASAVGILSSTEPVELSARGERGRAWSLFVGIDRYDPSGSAAPLRRSGVDDGVLDVRVLRAGSRARTRGAAALILGRRSDSVLHALSLWSPRRSIAAYTTRELEVEVHGEPTALGYAHDGEATDAAAAADGRYTVSMRLIPDAVTVYSPQPTTHPGSNTR, translated from the coding sequence ATGGCCTGGTGGAACCTGCGACACCCGATCGACGCGCTTCGCCGGGCCCGGGTGCTACCGCCCTGGGTGCGGCGCCTCGACCAGGCCACGGCCGCGCGCATCAACGCACGCCACACGATGCGCGGGGTCGACACCGTCTACGTCGCCGTCTCGAGCGCTGCGAACCGCGGCGTGCTGTGGTTCGCCATCGCCGGGGTGCTCGCCCTGCTCGGCGACCGGCGGGCAGCCGTCCGCGGGGTGCTGTCTCTCCTGGTCGCCAGCGCGACGGCCAACCTCGTCGGCAAGCAGCTGTTCGGCGGGGCCAGACCGGTCATCGACGCCGTCCCCCATGGTCGACGCCTGCGGACCACTCCCACGTCGGGTTCATTCCCGTCCGGCCACTCGGCGAGCGCCGCAGCCTTCGCGGCCGGCGTGGCCATCCAGTCGCCCATCGCCGGAGCCGTCGTCGCACCGCTCGCCGGAGCGGTGGCGTACTCCCGCCTGCACACGGGGGCGCACTGGCTGTCGGATGTCGTCGGAGGCGTCGGCATCGGACTCGGGGTCGCTTCCGCGGGCGCACTCCTGGTGCCGGCGCATCCCCGGAACAGGCCGGGGCCCGTGGGGGCGTCGCATGCCGTGCGCGACGACCTCCCGGCGTCGACCGACGGCGCCGGCGTGTTCGTGATCGTCAATCCGGGCTCCGGACAGCCGGGCGAGGGGGAACACATCCTCCGTCTGCTCCGGCGGCGCCTGCCTGCCGCCGCGGTGCACAGGCTCTCAGAAGGAGAGGATGTGGCCACCCTTCTCCGCTCGACGCTGGAGTCGGACGCCCCTCCCCGCGTGCTCAGCATCTCAGGAGGCGACGGGACGGTCGCCTGCGTCGCCCACGTCGCTCGGGAGGCCGGGCTGCCGTTGCTGGTGATCCCCGGCGGCACCTTCAACCACTTCGCCAAGGCGATCGGCGCGCTCACTCCCGATGCGGCACTCGACGCGCTCGCCACGGGCACCGGGCTGCGCGTCGACGTCGGGGAGTTGCGGGTGGCCGACGCTGCGCCTGTCACCGTTCTGAACACCATGTCGATCGGCCTCTACCCGGAGTTCGTGCAACGGCGCGAGAAGATCCAGAAGGCGATCGGAAAGCCTCTCGCCACCCTCGCCTCGGCCGTCGGCATCCTGAGCTCGACCGAACCCGTCGAGCTCTCGGCCCGCGGCGAGCGCGGTCGCGCCTGGTCGCTCTTCGTCGGCATCGACCGCTACGACCCCTCAGGTTCCGCCGCACCCCTTCGACGCAGTGGAGTGGACGACGGAGTTCTCGACGTGCGCGTGCTCCGCGCCGGATCCAGGGCACGTACCCGTGGAGCGGCCGCCCTCATCCTCGGGCGTCGCTCCGACAGCGTGCTGCACGCGCTGTCGCTGTGGTCGCCGCGCCGCTCCATCGCCGCCTACACGACCCGGGAGCTCGAGGTGGAGGTGCACGGCGAGCCCACCGCACTCGGCTATGCCCATGACGGCGAGGCGACGGATGCCGCTGCAGCGGCAGACGGGCGCTACACCGTGTCGATGCGCCTCATTCCTGACGCCGTCACCGTGTACAGCCCGCAACCGACGACTCACCCCGGTTCGAACACCCGCTGA
- the thrS gene encoding threonine--tRNA ligase, protein MRVNGELKDLATTVTDADTVEPVTIDSPDGLTILRHSAAHVLAQAVQSINPEARLGIGPPVTDGFYYDFDVETPFALEDLKPLEKAMDRIIRQGQRFVRRVVTEDEARAELANEPYKLELIGLKGHPTEGAGSHDDGESVEVGGAELTIYDNVDPRTGETVWKDLCRGPHLPNTRMIGNGYALSRVAAAYWRGSEKNKQLQRIYGTAWPTKDELRAYQARMEEALKRDHRKLGAELDLFSFPDEIGSGLAVFHPRGGIIRHEIEKYMQERLIAADYELVNSPHITKGSLFETSGHLQWYKDGMFPAMHLDQETDAEGHVTRQGQDYYLKPMNCPFHNLIFRARGRSYRELPLRLAEFGTVYRYEKSGTLAGLTRVRGLTQDDAHVYVTPEQVRGEVASQLEFVLETLRGYGLDDFYLELSTKDPEKFVGDDAAWEEATETLRQVAIESGLELVDDPGGAAFYGPKISVQARDAIGRTWQLSTVQLDFNQPERFELEYTANDGTRQQPVMIHRALLGSIERFFAILLEHYAGAFPVWLAPVQVVGIPIAEDYVDYLGDVIGRLKAAGVRAELDASDDRMQKKIRNHTKLKVPFQLIAGEQDRAAGSVSFRFRDGTQENGVPVDEAISRIRAAIASHAQVTSAGQI, encoded by the coding sequence ATGCGCGTCAACGGGGAGCTCAAGGACCTGGCGACGACGGTGACGGATGCCGACACCGTCGAGCCCGTCACGATCGACTCTCCCGACGGCCTCACGATCCTGCGCCACTCGGCCGCCCACGTGCTCGCCCAGGCCGTGCAGTCGATCAACCCGGAGGCCAGGCTCGGCATCGGCCCTCCCGTGACCGACGGGTTCTACTACGACTTCGACGTCGAGACCCCGTTCGCCCTCGAGGACCTCAAGCCCCTCGAGAAGGCCATGGACCGCATCATCCGTCAGGGCCAGCGCTTCGTGCGCCGCGTCGTGACCGAGGACGAGGCCCGCGCAGAACTCGCGAACGAGCCGTACAAGCTCGAGCTCATCGGGCTCAAAGGCCACCCGACCGAGGGAGCCGGCAGCCACGACGACGGAGAGTCGGTCGAGGTCGGCGGTGCCGAACTGACCATCTACGACAACGTCGACCCGCGCACGGGCGAGACGGTCTGGAAGGACCTGTGCCGCGGCCCGCACCTGCCGAACACGCGGATGATCGGCAACGGCTACGCCCTGTCGCGTGTGGCTGCCGCCTACTGGCGCGGCTCGGAGAAGAACAAGCAGCTGCAGCGCATCTACGGCACCGCGTGGCCGACGAAGGACGAGCTGCGCGCCTACCAGGCCCGCATGGAGGAGGCGCTCAAGCGCGACCACCGCAAGCTCGGCGCCGAGCTCGACCTGTTCAGCTTCCCCGACGAGATCGGCTCCGGCCTCGCCGTCTTCCATCCCCGCGGCGGCATCATCCGTCACGAGATCGAGAAGTACATGCAGGAGCGCCTGATCGCTGCGGACTACGAGCTCGTCAACTCGCCGCACATCACGAAGGGCTCGCTGTTCGAGACCAGCGGCCACTTGCAGTGGTACAAGGACGGCATGTTCCCGGCCATGCACCTCGACCAGGAGACGGATGCGGAGGGCCACGTCACCCGCCAGGGCCAGGACTACTACCTGAAGCCCATGAACTGCCCGTTCCACAACCTGATCTTCCGGGCGCGCGGACGCAGCTACCGCGAACTGCCGCTGCGCCTGGCCGAGTTCGGCACCGTGTACCGCTACGAGAAGAGCGGAACCCTCGCCGGGCTCACCCGTGTGCGAGGACTCACCCAGGACGACGCCCACGTCTACGTCACCCCGGAACAGGTGCGCGGCGAGGTCGCCAGCCAGCTCGAGTTCGTCTTGGAGACGCTGCGCGGCTACGGCCTCGACGACTTCTACCTCGAACTCTCCACGAAGGATCCCGAGAAGTTCGTCGGCGACGATGCGGCCTGGGAGGAGGCGACCGAGACGCTGCGTCAGGTCGCCATCGAGTCCGGCCTCGAGCTCGTTGACGATCCGGGCGGAGCGGCCTTCTACGGCCCGAAGATCTCCGTGCAGGCCCGCGACGCGATCGGCCGCACCTGGCAGCTCTCGACCGTGCAGCTGGACTTCAACCAGCCCGAGCGGTTCGAATTGGAGTACACGGCCAATGACGGCACCCGCCAGCAGCCGGTGATGATCCACCGCGCCCTGCTCGGGTCCATCGAACGCTTCTTCGCCATCCTGCTCGAGCACTATGCCGGCGCCTTCCCCGTCTGGCTCGCGCCAGTGCAGGTGGTCGGCATCCCGATCGCCGAGGACTACGTCGACTACCTGGGCGACGTGATCGGCCGGCTCAAGGCCGCCGGCGTGCGCGCCGAGCTCGACGCGTCCGACGACCGGATGCAGAAGAAGATCCGCAACCACACCAAGCTGAAGGTGCCGTTCCAGCTCATCGCGGGCGAGCAGGATCGAGCAGCGGGATCGGTGAGCTTCAGGTTCCGTGACGGCACCCAGGAGAACGGCGTGCCCGTCGACGAGGCGATCAGCCGCATCCGCGCCGCCATCGCGTCGCATGCGCAGGTGACCAGCGCCGGGCAGATCTGA
- a CDS encoding HIT family protein → MTDGHGGFTGLESSADFAAVPDAFQRLWTPHRLVYIEGGPTPHEENCPFCAAPKLDDETALIVARGEHAYVLLNLFPYNSGHLLVCPYRHVALYDDATAEEVAEIAELTQIAMRVVRRVSNCDGFNIGMNQGKVAGAGVADHLHQHIVPRWATDANFFPIIAETKAIPRLLGETRQAIADAWPTSKVE, encoded by the coding sequence ATGACCGACGGGCATGGCGGGTTCACCGGGCTGGAGAGCTCGGCGGACTTCGCGGCTGTTCCGGATGCGTTCCAGCGACTGTGGACGCCGCACCGGCTGGTCTACATCGAGGGCGGGCCGACTCCGCACGAGGAGAACTGCCCGTTCTGCGCTGCCCCGAAACTCGACGACGAGACAGCGCTCATCGTGGCGAGGGGCGAGCACGCCTACGTGCTGCTGAACCTCTTCCCCTACAACAGCGGTCACCTGCTGGTCTGCCCGTACCGGCACGTCGCGTTGTACGACGACGCGACCGCGGAGGAGGTCGCCGAGATCGCCGAACTGACGCAGATCGCCATGCGGGTCGTCCGTCGGGTCTCCAACTGCGACGGCTTCAACATCGGCATGAACCAGGGCAAGGTCGCCGGTGCCGGCGTCGCAGACCACCTGCATCAGCACATCGTTCCGCGCTGGGCGACCGACGCGAACTTCTTCCCGATCATCGCCGAGACGAAGGCCATCCCGCGTCTGCTGGGCGAGACCAGGCAGGCGATCGCGGACGCCTGGCCGACCTCGAAGGTCGAGTAG
- the pdxY gene encoding pyridoxal kinase PdxY has translation MKILSIQSAVAYGHVGNSAAVFPLQRIGVEVLPVYTVTFSNHTGYGAWRGPLISPADVADVITGIEERSVFPAIDVVLSGYQGGAGIGDVIIDAVARVKAANPDAIYSCDPVMGNAKSGCFVAPEIPVLLREWVVPVADIITPNQFELGYLTGTEPDSLESTLASVDLARAMGPRTVLVTSVERPDREAGTIEMLAVDDTGAWIVQTPLLPLKANGSGDVTAALFTAHYVRSGDAADALARTASSVFDLLARTHESGERELQLVESQEAYAHPRMQFTTRQVR, from the coding sequence GTGAAGATCCTCTCGATTCAGTCCGCTGTCGCCTACGGCCACGTCGGGAACTCGGCCGCCGTGTTCCCGCTCCAGCGCATCGGGGTGGAGGTGCTCCCCGTCTACACGGTCACCTTCTCCAACCACACCGGCTACGGAGCCTGGCGCGGTCCGCTCATCAGCCCGGCCGACGTCGCCGACGTCATCACCGGCATCGAGGAACGCAGCGTCTTCCCCGCGATCGACGTCGTGCTCTCCGGCTATCAGGGCGGCGCCGGCATCGGCGACGTCATTATCGACGCCGTCGCCCGCGTCAAGGCGGCGAATCCGGATGCGATCTACTCCTGCGACCCGGTGATGGGCAACGCGAAGTCCGGATGCTTCGTGGCACCCGAGATCCCCGTGCTCCTTCGGGAGTGGGTCGTCCCGGTCGCCGACATCATCACGCCCAACCAGTTCGAGCTGGGATACCTCACGGGTACCGAGCCCGACAGCCTGGAGTCGACGCTCGCCTCGGTGGACCTGGCTCGGGCGATGGGACCGAGAACGGTTCTCGTGACGAGTGTCGAGCGCCCCGATCGCGAGGCGGGAACCATCGAGATGCTGGCCGTCGACGACACCGGCGCCTGGATCGTGCAGACACCGTTGCTGCCGCTGAAGGCCAACGGCTCCGGAGATGTGACGGCTGCCCTCTTCACAGCGCACTACGTCCGAAGCGGCGACGCCGCCGATGCGCTGGCTCGAACCGCGTCGAGCGTCTTCGACCTGCTCGCTCGCACCCACGAGTCCGGTGAGCGCGAACTGCAGCTCGTCGAATCGCAGGAGGCCTACGCGCACCCGAGGATGCAGTTCACGACACGACAGGTGCGCTGA
- the pdxS gene encoding pyridoxal 5'-phosphate synthase lyase subunit PdxS → MTDSTSSQQFGSSRVKRGLAEMLKGGVIMDVVTPEQARIAEDAGAVAVMALERVPADIRSQGGVARMSDPDLIEAIIAEVSIPVMAKARIGHFVEAQVLQALDVDYIDESEVLSPADYVNHIDKWGFNVPFVCGATNLGEALRRINEGAAMIRSKGEAGTGDVSEATKHIRKIKSEIAALSSMSKDELYVAAKELQAPYDLVVEIAETGKLPVVLFTAGGVATPADAAMMMQLGADGVFVGSGIFKSGNPAQRAAAVVKATTFYDDPAVIADVSRGLGEAMVGINVSDLAAPHRLAERGW, encoded by the coding sequence ATGACCGATAGCACTTCCTCCCAGCAGTTCGGTTCGAGCCGCGTCAAGCGCGGACTCGCCGAGATGCTGAAGGGCGGCGTCATCATGGACGTCGTCACCCCCGAGCAGGCCCGTATCGCCGAGGATGCCGGCGCCGTCGCCGTCATGGCTCTCGAGCGCGTTCCCGCCGACATCCGTTCGCAGGGTGGTGTCGCCCGCATGAGCGATCCCGACCTGATCGAGGCGATCATCGCCGAGGTCTCCATCCCCGTCATGGCCAAGGCCCGTATCGGCCACTTCGTCGAGGCGCAGGTTCTCCAGGCGCTCGACGTCGACTACATCGACGAGTCCGAGGTGCTGAGCCCCGCCGACTACGTCAACCACATCGACAAGTGGGGCTTCAACGTTCCGTTCGTCTGCGGTGCGACCAACCTGGGCGAGGCTCTCCGTCGTATCAACGAGGGTGCAGCCATGATCCGCTCCAAGGGCGAGGCCGGCACCGGCGACGTCTCCGAGGCGACCAAGCACATCCGCAAGATCAAGAGCGAGATCGCAGCTCTGTCGTCGATGTCGAAGGACGAGCTCTACGTCGCGGCCAAGGAGCTCCAGGCTCCGTACGACCTCGTCGTCGAGATCGCCGAGACCGGAAAGCTCCCCGTCGTGCTGTTCACCGCCGGCGGCGTCGCGACTCCGGCCGACGCGGCCATGATGATGCAGCTCGGCGCCGACGGCGTCTTCGTCGGATCCGGCATCTTCAAGTCGGGCAACCCGGCCCAGCGGGCGGCTGCCGTGGTCAAGGCCACCACCTTCTACGACGACCCCGCGGTCATCGCCGACGTCTCCCGCGGCCTCGGCGAGGCCATGGTCGGCATCAACGTCTCCGACCTCGCCGCTCCGCACCGCCTCGCCGAGCGCGGGTGGTAG
- the pdxT gene encoding pyridoxal 5'-phosphate synthase glutaminase subunit PdxT, which produces MRTLGADVTLVRRPEELAAVDGLVIPGGESSVMDKLARTFGLAEPLRDAVGGGLPVYGTCAGLIMLADTVLDGIRGQESIGGLDVSVRRNAFGSQTHSFETDLDVPVLGGEPMHAVFIRAPIVESVGESATPLATLADGRCVAVEQGNLLGTSFHPEVTGDYRIHEYFLGKVRAAA; this is translated from the coding sequence ATGCGCACCCTCGGGGCCGACGTCACTCTCGTGCGTCGCCCCGAGGAGCTCGCCGCCGTCGACGGCCTGGTCATCCCCGGTGGGGAGTCCAGTGTGATGGACAAGCTCGCACGCACCTTCGGGCTCGCGGAGCCCTTGCGCGACGCCGTCGGCGGTGGACTCCCCGTCTACGGCACCTGCGCCGGGCTCATCATGCTGGCGGACACCGTGCTCGACGGCATCCGGGGTCAGGAGAGCATCGGCGGACTCGACGTGTCGGTGCGCCGGAATGCCTTCGGATCGCAGACGCACTCCTTCGAGACCGACCTCGACGTGCCCGTGCTCGGCGGCGAGCCGATGCACGCCGTCTTCATCCGCGCGCCCATCGTGGAGTCCGTCGGAGAGTCCGCCACCCCTCTCGCCACCCTGGCCGACGGGCGATGCGTCGCCGTCGAGCAGGGCAATCTGCTCGGGACCTCGTTCCACCCCGAGGTGACGGGCGACTACCGCATCCACGAGTACTTCCTCGGCAAGGTGCGCGCCGCCGCCTGA
- a CDS encoding DUF1697 domain-containing protein, with the protein MVEKRYVALLRGVNVNGVKILSVDLAELFSALGFGSVKTVLASGNVRFDATDVADPAVLKATIEKALRERFGYDAWIVLVGLDDLQSIVDAFPFDAERSGWHPYVLFGSDDAVLAELLGLGAALDPSDDVIAAGEHVIYWHNRRDVGVDSPFSKIAGKARYRSTTTNRNLRTLLKLLA; encoded by the coding sequence ATGGTCGAGAAGAGGTACGTGGCGCTGCTCCGCGGCGTCAATGTCAACGGGGTGAAGATCCTGTCCGTCGACCTCGCCGAGCTGTTCTCCGCCCTCGGCTTCGGCTCCGTGAAGACGGTGCTCGCCAGCGGCAACGTGCGATTCGACGCGACGGATGTCGCCGATCCGGCAGTGCTGAAGGCGACGATCGAGAAGGCACTGCGCGAGCGCTTCGGCTACGACGCCTGGATCGTGCTGGTGGGCCTCGACGATCTCCAGTCCATCGTCGACGCCTTCCCGTTCGACGCCGAGCGCAGCGGGTGGCATCCGTACGTGCTGTTCGGCTCCGACGACGCCGTGCTCGCCGAACTCCTCGGCCTCGGCGCCGCTCTCGATCCGTCCGACGATGTGATCGCGGCGGGGGAGCACGTCATCTACTGGCACAACCGCCGTGATGTCGGCGTGGACAGCCCGTTCTCGAAGATCGCAGGCAAGGCCAGGTATCGCTCGACCACCACGAACCGCAACCTGCGCACCCTGCTGAAGCTGCTCGCCTGA